The genomic DNA TCGGCGCGGCCTTGCCTGCGCCGCCGTGCTCGTTGATCGCCGCGATGAGATCGCCCTTGCGGAGCCCGGAGACGCCCTTGATCCCCAGCTCGCTCGCGATTCCGCGCAGCTCGGCCAGCACCATGCCGTTGAGGCCCGAGCGGCGGCGCTCGTCGGCCCGCGTCGTGCTGGCCGCGGCGGTGGCCGTCTCCGGGCTGGTGGTCACGTCCGTTTCGGTCACGGAGTTCCTTTCAATTCCCTGCTCGCGCAGTGCGGAAGCAGGGGCCTACCGTGCTCGCCGGGCTGTCCTGCGATGGTGCACAGGCGTTTTCGCGGGCGACGCACGAATGACGAAGGTGCTTGTATGCGCTTCGGCTGCCGGGCCCCGCGTTTCCGGCGGGGGCACAGATGTCTCGGCCTGATGTGGAGACCGGCGCGCCATCACGTCCGAAGCTGGTTGCTGGGCGTGGAAATGGCAAGGTGCCGAAACAGCGTCCGCGCATTCGTCGGACACTTCGGCCATGATAGCGCGGGTGCGGGTCCCCGGCAATCACCGCCCCCACCGTGCCCGCCGTTCGCCCGCGGATCCGCGCACGCGGCACGGCCGCGGACGGCCTCGCGCGCACGCGGCGCGCGGGTGCGCACGCCGCACGTCCGCACCGTCGCGCCGGATGCGCGACAGCGGTCCCGCGCGCGGCACGTGCGCGGGAGGCGCGACGGCGGGGCGTCAGCCGCGCGCGACGCCGTCGGCGATCGGGAACTCCCGCACCGTGAACCCGGCCTCGGTGGCGGCGTCCGCCAGCCGGGTCGGCAGTGCCTGTGGGGTCAGTGCGAGCACGGTGGGTCCGGCGCCGGAGATCGCGGCCGCCACCCCGGCGGCACGCAGCCGCTCCACCAGCGCGAACGACTCCTTCATCGACGCCGCGCGGTACCGCTGGTGCAGCCGGTCCTCGGTCGCGTCGAGCAACAGGTCCGGGTGCGCGGTGAGCGCGAGCACCATGAGGGCGGCTCGCGAGGCGTTGAACGCGGCGTCGGCGTGCGGCACCAGCCGCGGCAGCATGCCGCGCGTGACCGACGTCGAGGACTGCACGTCGGGGACGAACGCGTACGCCCGGATGTCGGGGTGCACGTCCACGCGGCGCGCCCCGTAGTGCAGGGGGGCCGACGGTGCGGCGCTCGCCGCCGCGTGGTCGCGGTAGCCGGCGACGTCGGGTACGGGCACGGCGGGCACGGTCCAGGACACGACGGCGCCGCCGAGCACGCTCGCGGAGGCGTTGTCGGGGTGCCCCTCGAACTCCGAGGCGAGCTGCACCATCTCGTCGGTCGTCAGCCCGCGCGGCGCGTCGGCGTCGGCGGCCAGCGCCGCGGCGGCCGCGATCCCGGCGACGGCCGCCGCCGCGGACGAGCCCAGTCCACGCGAGTGCGGAATGCGGTTGACGCAGGTCAAGCGCAGTCCGGGCGCCGTGACGCCGAGGTGGGCGAGGGTGCGCCGCAGGGCGACCACCACGAGGTGACGGTCGTCGGTGGGCACCTCGCCGGCCCCCTCCCCCGTGATCTCGATCGTGAGATCGCCGTCGGTCCCGGGGTCGACGGTCTCGACGGTGACGTCGTCGTAGAGGCCCAGCGCGAGGCCGAGCGTGTCGAATCCGGGACCGAGGTTGGCGCTGGACGCCGGGACGGTCACGGTGGCCGCGAGGCCGGCGGGCAGGACGAGCGGGGCGTTCGAGGCGGGTGACACGGCCGCGGCTACTCCGTCAGTCCCATGGCCGCGGCCACGGCGACGGGGTCGATGCCCACGCGCGCGATCTCGGGCAGGCTGCTCAGCGCGGTGTCGGGGTCCTTGAGGCCGTTGCCGGTCACGGTGCACACCACGGTGGAGCCCTTCTCGATCCAGCCGTCCGCGGTGGCGGCGAGCAGGCCGGCCACGGACGCGGCCGACGCGGGCTCGACGAAGACGCCCTCGGTCTTGGCGACGAGCCGGTAGGCCTCGAGCAGCTTCTCGTCGGTCGCGGCACGGAACTGGCCGTCGGACTCGTCCTTGGCGGCGACGGCCTGGTTCCAGGACGCCGGGCTGCCGATGCGGATGGCGGTGGCGATGGTCTCGGGGTCCTTCACCGGGGCCCCGTTCACGAGCGGCGCGGCGCCGGCCGCCTGCACGCCGAGCATGCGCGGCCGGGAGGCGCTGACGCCGTCGGCGAAGTACTCGCTGTAGCCGCGCCAGTACGCGGTGATGTTGCCGGCGTTGCCGACGGGCAGCGCGTGCACGTCGGGCGCCTTGCCGAGCGCGTCGACGATCTCGAAGGCCGCGGTCTTCTGGCCCTCGATGCGCACCGGGTTCACCGAGTTGACCAGGGCGATGGTGTCGAACGTGGCGGTGGTCTTGCGCGCCAGCTCGAGGCAGTCGTCGAAGTTGCCGTCGACCTCGATGATCGTGGCGCCGTACATGACGGCCTGGGCGAGCTTGCCCATGGCGATCTTGCCGGCGGGCACCAGCACCGCGCACTCGATGCCCGCGATGGCCGCGTAGGCCGCGGCGGACGCCGAGGTGTTGCCGGTGGACGCGCAGAGGACGCCCTTCTTGCCCGTGGCCTTGGCCTCGGTGACGGCCATCGTCATGCCGCGGTCCTTGAACGAACCGGTGGGGTTGAGGCCCTCGACCTTGAGGTGCACGTCGCACCCCGTGAGCTCGGACAGCGCACGGGCCGGCAGGAGCGGCGTCGCGCCCTCGCGCAGGGTGACGGGGGCCCAGCCGGGCTCCCACGTGTCGCACACGGGCAGACGGTGCCGGTAGGCCTCGATCAGGCCGGGCCAGGGCCGGTGCACGGCGGTGCTAGTCATTGGTTCCCTCCAGACGGAGCACGGAGGACACGGCGGTCACCACGTCCAGTTTCTTCAGGGCCTCGACGGTGGCCGACAGGGCCGCGTCGGGTGCCTTGTGGGTGAGGATCACCAGCCGCGCACCCTGGTCGGGCGTATCGGCCTGCTGGCGGACGGTACTGATCGAGACGTCGCGCGCGGAGAACTCGTTCGCGACGGCACTGAGCACGCCGGGGCGGTCGGTGACCTCCATCGCCACGTAGTACCGGGTGAGCACCTCCCCGATCGGCGCGATCGGCAGCTTGGCGTACGCCGAATCGCGCGGGCCCCGGCCGGAGACCACCTTGTTGCGGGCCGCGGCGACGAGGTCACCCATGACCGCGGACGCCGTGGGCGCGCCGCCCGCTCCGGCACCGTAGAACATGAGCCGGCCGGCGTTCTCGGCCTCCACGAAGACGGCGTTGTACGCCCCGTCGACGCTCGCGAGCGGGTGCTTGACGGGGACGAGCGCCGGGTACACGCGGGCCGAGACGCGTTGCGCGCCCGAGGCGTCGGTGAACTTCTCGCAGATCGCGAGCAGCTTGATGGTGCAGTCGAAGGCCTTGGCCGCCTCGATGTCGGCCGCCGTCACGCCGGTGATCCCCTCGCGGTGCACATCGTCCGCCTTGACGCGGGTGTGGAAGGCGATCGAGGCCAGGATCGCGGCCTTGGACGCGGCGTCGTAGCCCTCGACGTCGGCCGTCGGGTCGGCCTCCGCGTACCCCAGGCGGCCGGCCTCCTTGAGCACGATCTCGTAGGGATCGCCGTGCTCGGCCATGTTGGAGAGGATGAAGTTGGTGGTGCCGTTGACGATGCCCGCCACCAGTTCCACGCTGTCACCGGCGAGCGACTGCTGGAGCGGGCGGATCACGGGGATCGCACCGGCCACGGCGGCCTCGAAGTACAGGTCGGCGCGGGCCTTGTTGGCGGCGTCGGCGAGCTGACCGGTGTACTCGGCGAGCAGTGCCTTGTTCGCCGTGACCACCGACTTGCCCGCCTTGAACGCGCTGAGCATCAGCGAGCGCGTGGGCTCGATGCCGCCCATCACCTCGACGACGATGTCGACGTCGTCGCGGCCGACGAGGGCCTCCGCGTCGTCGGTGAGCAGGCTCTTCTTCAGGCCGAGTTCCTTGAGCCCGCGGTCCCTCTCGGTGTTGCGCACGGCGATTCCGCGGATGACGAGCCTCGCGCCCACGCGGGCGGCGAGATCGTCCGCGTTCTCCACGAGGATGCGCGCCACCTCGGCGCCGACGGTGCCCATACCGAGGAGGGCGACGCCCAGTTCCTTGGTCTGACCAGGATTTTCAGTCATCAGAGCACCTCCAGGCTCACCAGATCGTCCACGGTCTCCCGGCGCAGGATCAGCCGCGCCGCGCCGTCCTTGACCGCCACCACCGCCGGTCGCGGCTGCATGTTGTAGCGGCTGGACATCGAATAGCAGTACGCCCCCGTGGCGGCGACGGCCAGGAGGTCGCCCTCCGCCAGGTCGCCGGGGGTGTCGGTGTCGCGGACCACGATGTCGCCGGTCTCGCAGTGCTTGCCGACGATGCGGGAGAGCACCGGCGCCCCCTGCGGGTCACGGCTCGCGACGACGGCGGTGTACTCCGCGCCGTACAGGGCGGTGCGGATGTTGTCGCTCATGCCGCCGTCCACGGAGACGTAGCGCCGGAAGCCCTGTGCCGCGGCGGCGTCCGATGCCGACGCCGCGTCGACCGCGACGTCCTTGATGGTCCCGACCTCGTACAGCGTGATGCCGGGCGGGCCGGCGATCGCGCGCCCCGGCTCGACCGCCAGGTGCGGCGTCGCCAGTCCCAGTGCGGCGGACTCGGCTTCGACGATGTGGCGCAGCTTCGCCGCGAGGTCGGTGACGGGCGGCGGGTCGTCGTGCGCGGTGTAGGAGATGCCCAGGCCGCCGCCCAGGTCGATGGTGCTCAGCTGCGCGGTCTTCTCGGCGCCGAACCGGGCCACCACGTCGCGCAGGAGCTCCAGCACGCGCCGGGCGGCGATCTCGAATCCGTTGACGTCGAAGATCTGCGAGCCGATGTGACTGTGCAGCCCCACCAGGCGCAGGTTGTCGGCGGCGAACACGGCGGTGACGGCCTGCATCGCCGGGGAGTCGGAGCCGGCTCCGCTGGCTTCACGGCCCGCCGTGGCGGCCAGCGAGAAGCCGAACTTCTGATCCTCGTGCGCGGTGGAGATGAACTCGTGGGTGTGCGCCTCGACACCCGGGGTGAGGCGGATCAACACCTCCTGCACCGTGTTCCGCTCCGCCGCGACGGCGTCGAGCCGCGCGATCTCGGAGAGCGAATCCACCACGACGTGCCCGATGCCCGACTCGACGGCGAAGTCCAGCTCGGCGACGGACTTGTTGTTGCCGTGCAGCGCGATCCGTTCGGCGGGGAACCCGGCGCGAAGCGCGACGGCGAGTTCGCCGCCGCTGCACACGTCGAGGCTCAGGCCCTCGTCGCGCACCCAGCGGGCGATCTCCATGGACAGGAACGCCTTCGAGGCGTAATGCACCGCGGCGTCGGCGCCGAAGGCCTCCCGCATGCCGCGGCACCGGGCCCGGAAGTCCTCCTCGTCGATCACGAGCAGGGGCGTGCCGAATTCGGCCGCGAGCGCGGTGACGGGCACCCCGGCGACCGAGACGGCACCGTCGGCCTCCCGGCGCGCGTGGGCGGGCCACACGGCCCGGTCCAATTCACTCACGAGTGGTGGCCCCTCACATCCGGTCGGGCGCCGAGACACCCACGAGGGCCAGGCCGTTCGCGAGCACCTGGCGGGTGGCGGCGCACAGCGCCACGCGGGCGCGGTGCAGGTCGGTCGGCTCCTCGTCGCCCAGCGGCAGCACGCGGCACTCACCGTAGAAGCGGTGGTACGCGCCGGCCAGCTCCTCGAGGTAGCGGGCGACGCGGTGCGGCTCGCGCAGGCTCGCCGCGCCCGCGGCCACCGCCGGGAACTCCCCCAGCGTGCGGACGAGGTCGCCCTCGCGGGCATGATCGAGCAGGCCCAGATGCTCCGTCGACGGCGCGATGCCGAGCTCGGCGGCCGAGCGGGCGATCGCCGAGAGCCGGGCGTGCGCGTACTGCACGTAGTAGACGGGGTTCTCGTTGCTGGCCTGCGCGAGGAGGTCCAGGTCGAGGTCGATGGAGGTGTCCACCGAGCTGCGCACCAGCGAGTAGCGCGCGGCGTCCACGCCGACGGCCTCGACCAGGTCGTCGAGGGTGATGACGGTGCCCGCGCGCTTGCTCATCCGGACGGGCTTGCCGTCCTTGACGAGGTTCACCAGCTGGCCGATGAGCACCTCGATGCGGTCGGGGTCGTAGCCCATCGCGGCGGCGGCGGCCTTGAGACGGGCGATGTAGCCGTGGTGGTCGGCGCCGAGCATGTAGATCGCCAGGGTGAAGCCGCGGTCGAACTTGTGCTTGATGTAGGCGATGTCGCCCGCGATGTACGCGGCGTCGCCGTCGGACTTGATGACGACGCGGTCCTTGTCGTCGCCGTAGTCGGTGGCCCTGAGCCACCAGGCGCCGTCCTTCTCGTACAGGCTGCCGCCGGCCTTGAGCTGCTCGACGCTGCTCTCCACGAGGCCCGAGGTGAACATCTCGTCCTCGTGGGTGAACACGGCGAAGTCGGTGCCGAACTCGTGCAGGGTGCGCTTGATGTGCGCGAACATCAGCTCCACGCCGGAGGCCCGGAAGGCCTCGATCCGCTCGGCGTCCGGGAGGTCGAGGATGCCGGGGGTCTCGGAGACGACGGTGGCCGCGATCTCACCGATGTAGTCGCCGGCGTAGCCGTCCTCCGGGGTCGGTTCGTTCCGCGCGGCGGCGTCGAGCGAGCGGGCGAAGCGGTCGATCTGCGCGCCGTGGTCGTTGAAGTAGTACTCGCGGGTGACCTCGGCGCCCTGCGCCTCGAGCACGCGGCCCAGGCTGTCGCCGACGGCTGCCCAGCGGGCGCCCCCCAGGTGGACGGGGCCGGTCGGGTTGGCGGAGACGAACTCTAGGTTGATGAGGGCACCGTCGAGCGCCGTGCCGTGACCGAACGCGCCCGCCTGCTCGAGAATGCTCGCGACGAGCTGGTTCTGCGCGTCCGCGGCGAGGCGGATGTTGAGGAAGCCGGGGCCCGCGACGGTGGCCTCGTCGATCCCCGCGGCGCTGCCGAGGGCCTCGGCGAGCCAGGTCGCGAGGTCGCGCGGGTTCACACCGGCCTTCTTGGCGACCTGCATCGCCACGTTGGTCGAGTAGTCGCCGTGTTCGGGATTGCGGGGCCGCTCGACGGTGACGCGTTCGGGCAGCACGGAGGCGTCGAGGCCGCGCTCGGTGAGCACGGTGGTCGCGGTGGCGTGCAGGAGTTCCGAAAGGTCAGCGGGAGTCACCGGTCCATCCTAGGGTGCGCCTGACCGCCCGGTTTCCGCCGGGCCTGCCCTATGCGCTAACCTTGCTACGCCCTGCGCCCCCGTAGCTCAGGGGATAGAGCGTTCGCCTCCGGAGCGAAAGGCCGCAGGTTCGAATCCTGCCGGGGGCACTCCTTCGGAATTCGTGGTTCTCACGTCGTACATCGCACGGTTCCGCCGCTCTCGCCATCGGCATCCGCGCAGTCGGGATTCGCGCCCCGGCGCGCATCGGCTCCGCGATTCGCTACCCTGAGCGGCCATCCGCAATGAGCCCAGACCTGTCCGGAGCCGATGTGCTGAACCGCCAGATCTTCACCGATCCGCCGCGACCGCTGTCCGAGCGGGAGGAGTGGAATGCGCTCTACGAGGCGCGCCGCGCCGCGCGGCAGTCGCGCAACACGCTGCGCACCGCCCGCGGGCAGTACCGACGGTATCGGCGGAGCCTGGATGGCCGCCCCTACCTGGATTGGCCGCGCTGGAAGGCCGAGTACGACAAGACCTACCGCACCATCGGTACTCCGATCCCGCCCGGCGACAGCAGTATCCCTCCGCCCGTGTCCTGACGCGAGCCGTCGGCGGCCCGTCGACCCGGGGTACGGCGCCGCCGGGGCGATCGTCGCGCGCCGTGCGGCGACACCCATGTGCATTCGTGGTATCGGATCCCCGTCATTCCGGCGGGGCGCCTGCCGCCGGGACCGGCGCCGGCGCGGTGCCCCGTGCGCGGCGCGGGCGACTCGGTGTTGGAATGGATAGGTGAGCGAACCAGTCCCCGAGCCCCCGCCCCGCGTCGCGCGCGTTCGCTCCCTCGTCTTCGCCGACGGTGCGCCGGTCTGGCGGTGGCGGGCCGGCCTGCGGGCCGCAGCGGCGGTCGGGATCCCGGGGGCGTTGCTGGTCGCCACGGGTCACGGCGCCTCCGCGCTGTTCACCACGTTCGGCGCCTTCGCCGTCCTGTACGGCGAGGGGCGCGCGTACCGGGTCCGCGGCCAGGTGGTCGCCGCCGCGGGGCTGGCCCTGCTGGCCGCGGTGGCGGTGGGTGCGACGGTCGGGTGGGCGGTGCCCGCCGGCGGCCCGGTCCTCAAGTCCTGTGCGGTCCTGATGACGGTCGTCCCCGCCGTGGCCGCGGTGTTCGTGGTCGACGCCCTGCGTCTCGGCCCGCCGGGCGCCCTGTTCTTCGCGCTGGTCGGCTCCGGCGCAGTGATCGCGGTGGAGTCCGGCGCCGACCCCGCGATGCTGGTCACCGGCGCCGCTCTCGGCGCGATGGCGTCCGTCCTCGTCTCCATGTCCGGGGCGCTCATCGACCCTTCGGCGCCACAGCGTGAGGCCGCGGGGCGCGCGATCGGGGCGGTCGATTCCTTCCTCGCGTCCGACGGTCCGCGGTCGGCCGAGCGCCGGCATGCAGCGGGGTCGGCCCTGGTCGCCGCCTGGTCGACGATGGACGATGCGCGGGCGGCGCACCGTCCGGCCGACGCTCCGCTGCTGGCCGACCTGCGGGATGCGAACCGCCGGTTCGCGGCGTCGTCGTCCGACGACTCCGACACCGAGGTCGATCCCACGCGCGCGGTCACCACGTCGCGACTGCGGCCGACTGTCGGCCATCGGCTGCGCCGTTCGCTCAGCCCGTCGTCGCATGCCGCCATCACGTCGGGCCGGGTCGGGGTCGCCTGCCTCGTCGCCGGTGGCGTGAGTACGGCGCTCGGCTTCGAGCGTCCGCACTGGGCGGCGATCAGCGCGCTCGTCGTCCTCCAGACCGGTGTCGACCGGGTGCACGGGACCGTGCGCGCGCTGCATCGGTTCCTCGGCACCGCGGTGGGGCTCGTGCTGTTCGCGGGACTCCATGCGGCCGCGCCGC from Tsukamurella paurometabola includes the following:
- the thrB gene encoding homoserine kinase; this encodes MSPASNAPLVLPAGLAATVTVPASSANLGPGFDTLGLALGLYDDVTVETVDPGTDGDLTIEITGEGAGEVPTDDRHLVVVALRRTLAHLGVTAPGLRLTCVNRIPHSRGLGSSAAAAVAGIAAAAALAADADAPRGLTTDEMVQLASEFEGHPDNASASVLGGAVVSWTVPAVPVPDVAGYRDHAAASAAPSAPLHYGARRVDVHPDIRAYAFVPDVQSSTSVTRGMLPRLVPHADAAFNASRAALMVLALTAHPDLLLDATEDRLHQRYRAASMKESFALVERLRAAGVAAAISGAGPTVLALTPQALPTRLADAATEAGFTVREFPIADGVARG
- the thrC gene encoding threonine synthase; the protein is MTSTAVHRPWPGLIEAYRHRLPVCDTWEPGWAPVTLREGATPLLPARALSELTGCDVHLKVEGLNPTGSFKDRGMTMAVTEAKATGKKGVLCASTGNTSASAAAYAAIAGIECAVLVPAGKIAMGKLAQAVMYGATIIEVDGNFDDCLELARKTTATFDTIALVNSVNPVRIEGQKTAAFEIVDALGKAPDVHALPVGNAGNITAYWRGYSEYFADGVSASRPRMLGVQAAGAAPLVNGAPVKDPETIATAIRIGSPASWNQAVAAKDESDGQFRAATDEKLLEAYRLVAKTEGVFVEPASAASVAGLLAATADGWIEKGSTVVCTVTGNGLKDPDTALSSLPEIARVGIDPVAVAAAMGLTE
- a CDS encoding homoserine dehydrogenase, producing MTENPGQTKELGVALLGMGTVGAEVARILVENADDLAARVGARLVIRGIAVRNTERDRGLKELGLKKSLLTDDAEALVGRDDVDIVVEVMGGIEPTRSLMLSAFKAGKSVVTANKALLAEYTGQLADAANKARADLYFEAAVAGAIPVIRPLQQSLAGDSVELVAGIVNGTTNFILSNMAEHGDPYEIVLKEAGRLGYAEADPTADVEGYDAASKAAILASIAFHTRVKADDVHREGITGVTAADIEAAKAFDCTIKLLAICEKFTDASGAQRVSARVYPALVPVKHPLASVDGAYNAVFVEAENAGRLMFYGAGAGGAPTASAVMGDLVAAARNKVVSGRGPRDSAYAKLPIAPIGEVLTRYYVAMEVTDRPGVLSAVANEFSARDVSISTVRQQADTPDQGARLVILTHKAPDAALSATVEALKKLDVVTAVSSVLRLEGTND
- the lysA gene encoding diaminopimelate decarboxylase, producing MSRRPTGCEGPPLVSELDRAVWPAHARREADGAVSVAGVPVTALAAEFGTPLLVIDEEDFRARCRGMREAFGADAAVHYASKAFLSMEIARWVRDEGLSLDVCSGGELAVALRAGFPAERIALHGNNKSVAELDFAVESGIGHVVVDSLSEIARLDAVAAERNTVQEVLIRLTPGVEAHTHEFISTAHEDQKFGFSLAATAGREASGAGSDSPAMQAVTAVFAADNLRLVGLHSHIGSQIFDVNGFEIAARRVLELLRDVVARFGAEKTAQLSTIDLGGGLGISYTAHDDPPPVTDLAAKLRHIVEAESAALGLATPHLAVEPGRAIAGPPGITLYEVGTIKDVAVDAASASDAAAAQGFRRYVSVDGGMSDNIRTALYGAEYTAVVASRDPQGAPVLSRIVGKHCETGDIVVRDTDTPGDLAEGDLLAVAATGAYCYSMSSRYNMQPRPAVVAVKDGAARLILRRETVDDLVSLEVL
- the argS gene encoding arginine--tRNA ligase encodes the protein MTPADLSELLHATATTVLTERGLDASVLPERVTVERPRNPEHGDYSTNVAMQVAKKAGVNPRDLATWLAEALGSAAGIDEATVAGPGFLNIRLAADAQNQLVASILEQAGAFGHGTALDGALINLEFVSANPTGPVHLGGARWAAVGDSLGRVLEAQGAEVTREYYFNDHGAQIDRFARSLDAAARNEPTPEDGYAGDYIGEIAATVVSETPGILDLPDAERIEAFRASGVELMFAHIKRTLHEFGTDFAVFTHEDEMFTSGLVESSVEQLKAGGSLYEKDGAWWLRATDYGDDKDRVVIKSDGDAAYIAGDIAYIKHKFDRGFTLAIYMLGADHHGYIARLKAAAAAMGYDPDRIEVLIGQLVNLVKDGKPVRMSKRAGTVITLDDLVEAVGVDAARYSLVRSSVDTSIDLDLDLLAQASNENPVYYVQYAHARLSAIARSAAELGIAPSTEHLGLLDHAREGDLVRTLGEFPAVAAGAASLREPHRVARYLEELAGAYHRFYGECRVLPLGDEEPTDLHRARVALCAATRQVLANGLALVGVSAPDRM
- a CDS encoding FUSC family protein, with translation MSEPVPEPPPRVARVRSLVFADGAPVWRWRAGLRAAAAVGIPGALLVATGHGASALFTTFGAFAVLYGEGRAYRVRGQVVAAAGLALLAAVAVGATVGWAVPAGGPVLKSCAVLMTVVPAVAAVFVVDALRLGPPGALFFALVGSGAVIAVESGADPAMLVTGAALGAMASVLVSMSGALIDPSAPQREAAGRAIGAVDSFLASDGPRSAERRHAAGSALVAAWSTMDDARAAHRPADAPLLADLRDANRRFAASSSDDSDTEVDPTRAVTTSRLRPTVGHRLRRSLSPSSHAAITSGRVGVACLVAGGVSTALGFERPHWAAISALVVLQTGVDRVHGTVRALHRFLGTAVGLVLFAGLHAAAPQGYALIAVVAVLQFCIEVLVVRNYAAAVVVITPVALLASGAGVTGGPALPVMRDRLLETVVGVVVALLAMYLLDPGAHRRTFAWTDRRIRDAAAALVDACATAPTGSAPAREAARHLHFELEGGVRAGIDSMHNEPDWAADRWPARAALIHDGYDLTARFWTTPADLPITDGNAWRRRFV